A part of Gemmatimonas groenlandica genomic DNA contains:
- a CDS encoding Arc family DNA binding domain-containing protein has translation MAERKSFLIRVDRDVLDAVQRWANDDLRSLNGQIEFLLRRALRDAGRVSKQAPADRNTPVDDIDHESS, from the coding sequence ATGGCTGAACGCAAGTCATTCCTCATTCGCGTGGACCGCGATGTGCTCGACGCAGTCCAGCGTTGGGCCAACGATGACCTGCGCAGTCTCAACGGACAGATCGAATTTCTGCTGCGGCGCGCGCTCCGGGATGCCGGACGCGTGTCGAAGCAGGCGCCGGCTGATCGCAACACCCCGGTCGACGATATCGACCACGAGTCCTCATAA
- a CDS encoding SPFH domain-containing protein — protein MFREIQAKPSPGILMALLLVVAVIAGGYVFANGARGDSGFEVAIGLVILLFAFLCMPGLFTVAPNEGKVLTLFGNYKGTVKTPGLWFTNPFMSKKAVSLRIRNFETNKLKVNDARSNPVEIGAIVVWKVIDTAEAIFEVNDYVQYVAVQSESAVRALASSYPYDHHGDDAIALSTHPTEISKGLLEALHDRLATAGVEVIEARISHLAYSPEIAAAMLQRQQASAIVAARQTIVEGAVGMVEMALDALSSRQIVTLDDERKAAMVSNLLVVLCSDRSVHPVVNTGTLYS, from the coding sequence ATGTTCCGCGAAATCCAGGCCAAGCCATCCCCTGGCATCCTCATGGCGCTCCTGCTCGTCGTCGCCGTCATCGCCGGCGGCTATGTCTTCGCCAATGGCGCACGCGGTGACAGCGGGTTCGAGGTCGCCATCGGCTTGGTCATTCTGCTCTTCGCGTTTCTCTGCATGCCCGGCCTGTTCACGGTCGCGCCCAACGAAGGCAAGGTCCTCACGCTGTTCGGCAATTACAAAGGCACCGTCAAGACGCCGGGGCTCTGGTTCACGAACCCGTTCATGAGCAAGAAGGCCGTCTCGCTGCGCATCCGGAACTTCGAGACCAACAAGCTCAAGGTGAACGACGCGCGCTCGAATCCCGTCGAGATCGGTGCCATCGTGGTCTGGAAGGTGATCGACACCGCCGAGGCCATCTTCGAGGTGAACGACTACGTGCAGTACGTCGCCGTGCAGAGCGAATCAGCGGTGCGCGCCTTGGCGTCGTCGTATCCCTATGACCACCATGGCGACGACGCGATCGCCCTCAGTACGCACCCGACGGAAATCTCCAAGGGCCTGCTCGAAGCGTTGCACGACCGGCTCGCCACGGCCGGCGTCGAAGTGATCGAAGCGCGCATCAGCCACTTGGCCTACTCTCCCGAGATCGCGGCGGCCATGCTGCAACGCCAGCAGGCCAGCGCAATCGTGGCGGCGCGACAGACGATCGTGGAGGGCGCCGTGGGCATGGTCGAAATGGCGCTCGACGCGCTGTCGTCTCGCCAGATCGTCACGCTCGACGACGAACGCAAAGCGGCGATGGTCAGCAATTTGCTCGTCGTGCTCTGCTCCGATCGTTCAGTACATCCGGTGGTCAACACCGGGACACTGTACTCCTGA
- a CDS encoding zinc-dependent metalloprotease encodes MFKVHSVGSRLYFEIPRAELGKDYVIVTTLAGTPDEIGIRGTQGGNNLVRFERRDNRIFVREADYRDIIADTASSQRMAAELIGVTKILAALNIEAYGPDSSAVVEVTRMFTGGVAEYTALGRRATVDAARSYIDRFAAYSRNVNVTAVQSFTPQGGAPGAGGPPGAGAAATAPTTEKYTFSIAKLPDVPMQPRLLDERVGYFGVNQRDFSGATQRVETKRYISRWRLECSDKKVGNLCVPKKPITYYLDPATPAWLKPWIKKGIEDWQVAFEAAGFYKGIIAAEAPANDPDFSGEDATVAMVRWLPSATENAVGPSLKDPRTGEIIDADVQTYLNVMNLGRSWYFTQVGHLDKRAQKFPFPDSLAGRLLEYVTAHEVGHTLGFPHNFKASSMYPLDSVRSKTWVAKNGHTPTLMDYSRFNYVAQPEDGIALDDLIPKVGPYDKYAVMWGYSPIPNAKTPEAEKATLDKWSKMQDTIPWYRFANDGGAQGADPGEQSEAVGDADAVKATTLGVKNLKRTMAILESATAWKDGSTYDDLEEIYGRTVGQWATEMGHVARIIGSEYKQEKLVGQKGVVWQNVEPKRQKDALQFLLDNAYTTPTWLLDENITRKIESNGSLSRVGNAQARSLASVVSNDRLARMVELEAMAKSKSEVYPVADMLTDLRRGLWKEIETGAPIDAFRRRLQRVYLEAMASKINPPAASAAQQAPAGARGAPAPVTTADFRPILKSEMRALDADLAAAIAKTSDRMSKAHLEDARDQIAKMLDPKN; translated from the coding sequence GTGTTCAAGGTCCACTCCGTCGGCAGCCGTCTCTACTTCGAGATCCCGCGCGCTGAGCTCGGCAAGGATTACGTCATCGTCACCACGCTCGCCGGCACGCCCGACGAGATCGGCATTCGTGGCACGCAGGGCGGCAACAACCTCGTGCGCTTCGAGCGTCGCGACAATCGCATCTTCGTGCGCGAAGCCGATTACCGCGACATCATCGCCGACACCGCGTCGTCGCAGCGCATGGCCGCCGAGTTGATCGGCGTCACCAAGATTCTCGCCGCGCTCAACATCGAAGCGTACGGCCCCGACAGCTCGGCCGTCGTTGAAGTCACGCGCATGTTCACCGGCGGCGTGGCCGAATACACCGCACTCGGTCGTCGCGCCACGGTCGATGCCGCGCGCTCGTACATCGATCGCTTCGCCGCGTATTCGCGCAACGTGAACGTCACCGCCGTACAGAGCTTCACGCCGCAGGGCGGAGCGCCCGGTGCAGGTGGCCCGCCGGGTGCAGGTGCCGCCGCGACGGCACCAACGACCGAGAAGTACACCTTCTCGATCGCCAAGCTGCCCGACGTGCCGATGCAGCCGCGCCTGCTCGACGAGCGCGTGGGCTACTTCGGCGTGAATCAGCGTGACTTCTCCGGCGCCACACAGCGCGTGGAAACCAAGCGATACATCTCGCGCTGGCGCCTTGAGTGCTCCGACAAGAAGGTCGGCAATCTCTGCGTCCCCAAGAAGCCGATCACGTATTACCTCGACCCCGCTACGCCGGCGTGGTTGAAGCCGTGGATCAAGAAGGGCATCGAAGACTGGCAGGTGGCCTTCGAAGCCGCCGGCTTCTACAAGGGCATCATCGCCGCCGAAGCACCGGCCAACGATCCCGACTTCTCCGGCGAAGACGCCACCGTCGCCATGGTGCGCTGGCTCCCGTCGGCCACCGAAAACGCCGTCGGTCCGTCGCTCAAGGATCCGCGCACCGGTGAGATCATCGACGCCGACGTGCAGACGTATCTCAACGTCATGAACCTCGGTCGCTCGTGGTACTTCACGCAGGTCGGCCATCTCGACAAGCGCGCGCAGAAGTTCCCGTTCCCCGACTCACTCGCCGGCCGTTTGCTCGAGTACGTGACGGCGCACGAAGTGGGACACACGCTCGGCTTCCCGCACAACTTCAAGGCCAGCTCGATGTATCCGCTGGACTCGGTGCGCTCGAAGACGTGGGTCGCCAAGAATGGCCACACGCCCACGCTGATGGACTACTCACGCTTCAACTACGTGGCGCAGCCGGAAGACGGGATCGCGCTCGACGACCTGATCCCGAAGGTCGGTCCGTACGACAAGTACGCGGTGATGTGGGGCTACTCGCCGATTCCGAACGCCAAGACGCCGGAAGCGGAGAAGGCCACGCTCGACAAGTGGTCGAAGATGCAGGACACGATCCCCTGGTACCGGTTCGCCAACGACGGCGGCGCGCAGGGTGCAGATCCGGGTGAGCAGTCGGAAGCGGTCGGTGATGCCGATGCCGTGAAAGCCACGACGCTCGGCGTGAAGAACCTCAAGCGCACGATGGCCATTTTGGAGTCGGCCACGGCGTGGAAGGACGGCAGCACGTACGACGACCTCGAAGAGATCTACGGCCGCACCGTTGGTCAGTGGGCCACCGAGATGGGCCACGTGGCCCGCATCATCGGCTCGGAGTACAAGCAGGAAAAGCTGGTGGGTCAGAAGGGCGTCGTCTGGCAGAACGTGGAGCCCAAGCGCCAGAAGGACGCGCTCCAGTTCCTGCTCGACAACGCGTACACCACGCCCACGTGGCTGCTCGACGAGAACATCACGCGCAAGATCGAGTCGAACGGCAGCTTGAGCCGTGTCGGCAACGCACAAGCGCGTTCGCTGGCGTCGGTGGTCAGCAACGACCGCCTCGCTCGCATGGTCGAGCTGGAAGCGATGGCCAAGTCGAAGAGTGAAGTGTATCCGGTGGCCGACATGCTCACCGATCTCCGTCGCGGCCTGTGGAAGGAAATCGAAACGGGCGCACCGATCGACGCCTTCCGTCGTCGTCTGCAGCGCGTGTACCTCGAAGCGATGGCGAGCAAGATCAACCCGCCCGCCGCGTCGGCGGCTCAGCAGGCGCCAGCTGGCGCCCGTGGTGCACCGGCTCCGGTCACCACGGCGGATTTCCGTCCGATCCTAAAGAGTGAGATGCGGGCACTCGACGCCGATCTCGCTGCAGCCATCGCCAAGACCAGCGATCGCATGAGCAAGGCGCATCTCGAAGATGCCCGCGATCAGATCGCCAAGATGCTCGACCCGAAAAACTAA
- a CDS encoding alpha/beta hydrolase family protein translates to MLHVIFNRSRRAGIIALLAAAVALVLGAVLATSLRAQPAPAFHFVYLRSIDTLGTEVVTPGPSSIVGLLTMRGAPVIRWEQQHVNTTPGRLTLSVFAPGAPTSGLPTQNVVVNMVGDSAKLTISANGTTSEQTLASAIGAVALVGNSVLHSALMADHARGAKKTSLPVFLTNGGRTMTASVTEQGDTTVFSIAGMDVRILWDPNGGPREMSIPAQNLRVVRASGVSGGAATGTASATTAPVKIDYSAPAGAPYTAEDVVIPTPRGYTLAGTLTRPKGAAKLPVVITISGSGPQDRDSRISIVRNYAPFRDIADTLGRRGIAVLRFDDRGVGASGGASSRANATSADFADDVAAVVAYLRTRSDVDGTRIALAGHSEGGLIAPLVAAKDPTLRAVVLLAGPAYNGRRILEFQNENAIKSATQITEAQRDSIRRTVPKGLDSIAATNPWMGYFMRTEPSAALRGVKQPTLILQGNTDQQVTPEQADSIATILKASGNTRVTLRHFPATNHLFLVDPSGAPGGYTALKDTRVRRDVLGALADWMVQVMR, encoded by the coding sequence ATGCTGCACGTCATCTTCAATCGCTCGCGTCGCGCCGGCATCATCGCACTGCTGGCCGCGGCGGTGGCGCTCGTGCTTGGCGCCGTCCTGGCCACCTCGCTGCGCGCCCAACCCGCGCCCGCCTTCCACTTCGTGTATCTGCGCAGCATCGACACGCTCGGCACGGAAGTGGTCACACCCGGTCCATCATCGATCGTGGGGCTGCTCACCATGCGCGGGGCACCGGTGATTCGCTGGGAGCAGCAGCACGTGAACACCACGCCCGGGCGCCTCACATTGTCCGTGTTTGCACCCGGCGCGCCGACGTCCGGGCTCCCGACCCAGAACGTCGTGGTCAACATGGTCGGTGACAGCGCCAAGCTCACCATCTCAGCGAATGGCACTACGAGCGAGCAGACTCTGGCGAGTGCCATCGGGGCGGTGGCGCTCGTGGGCAACTCGGTGTTGCACAGTGCGCTGATGGCCGATCACGCCCGCGGCGCCAAGAAGACCTCGCTGCCGGTGTTTCTCACCAACGGCGGCCGCACCATGACGGCGTCCGTCACCGAGCAGGGAGACACCACGGTGTTCTCGATTGCGGGGATGGACGTGCGCATTCTGTGGGACCCCAACGGCGGACCACGCGAGATGAGCATTCCCGCGCAGAATCTGCGCGTGGTGCGCGCCAGCGGCGTTTCGGGTGGCGCCGCCACTGGCACCGCCAGCGCGACGACAGCGCCAGTGAAGATCGACTACAGTGCGCCGGCCGGTGCGCCGTACACCGCCGAAGACGTGGTCATCCCCACGCCGCGCGGTTACACGCTGGCCGGCACGCTCACGCGTCCGAAAGGCGCCGCCAAGCTGCCGGTGGTAATCACCATCAGCGGCAGCGGCCCGCAGGACCGCGACTCGCGCATCAGCATCGTGCGCAACTACGCACCGTTCCGCGATATCGCCGACACGCTCGGCCGCCGCGGCATCGCCGTGCTGCGCTTCGATGATCGTGGCGTCGGCGCCAGCGGCGGCGCGTCATCACGCGCCAACGCCACCAGCGCCGACTTCGCCGATGACGTGGCGGCCGTCGTGGCATATCTGCGCACGCGCTCCGACGTCGACGGCACCCGCATCGCGCTCGCCGGACATAGCGAAGGGGGACTCATCGCGCCGCTCGTGGCCGCCAAGGATCCCACGCTCCGCGCCGTCGTGCTGTTGGCAGGCCCCGCCTACAACGGCCGTCGCATCCTAGAATTCCAGAACGAGAACGCCATCAAGTCGGCTACGCAGATCACCGAGGCGCAGCGCGATTCGATTCGCCGCACCGTTCCCAAGGGGCTCGATTCCATCGCCGCCACCAATCCGTGGATGGGCTATTTCATGCGGACCGAGCCCTCGGCCGCGCTGCGTGGCGTGAAGCAGCCCACGCTGATCCTGCAGGGGAACACCGATCAGCAGGTTACCCCCGAGCAAGCCGACTCCATCGCGACCATTCTCAAGGCGAGCGGCAATACGCGCGTCACGCTGCGCCACTTCCCTGCCACGAATCATCTGTTCCTGGTTGATCCCTCCGGCGCGCCGGGCGGCTACACCGCGCTCAAGGACACGCGGGTGCGGCGCGACGTGCTGGGCGCGTTGGCGGATTGGATGGTGCAGGTGATGCGATAA
- a CDS encoding DUF6702 family protein: protein MKRVAVVLLMSLALASPARAHAIHTTHTTVTADAQGYTLTVRAFADDLSASVARFSGRTPPADSSVRVPELVAYATARLTPTTAAGKPLIMQSCGVKRMQDAYVLCFRLVTATRTAPLRLGNQMLSELHADQVNIVQCDVAGSRRTNLFTRGRAATAIVERGVCAAS from the coding sequence ATGAAACGCGTGGCCGTGGTGCTCCTGATGAGCCTCGCGCTGGCTTCGCCGGCGCGGGCGCATGCCATTCATACCACGCATACCACCGTGACGGCCGACGCGCAGGGCTATACGCTCACGGTGCGAGCCTTCGCTGACGACTTGTCGGCGTCGGTGGCGCGTTTCAGCGGGCGCACGCCGCCGGCTGATTCGTCAGTGCGGGTGCCCGAGTTGGTCGCCTATGCGACGGCGCGATTGACGCCGACGACCGCGGCGGGCAAACCGCTGATCATGCAGTCGTGCGGCGTGAAGCGAATGCAGGATGCGTACGTCCTGTGTTTCCGCCTTGTCACGGCGACACGCACCGCGCCGCTACGGCTGGGCAATCAGATGCTGTCGGAGCTGCACGCCGATCAGGTCAATATTGTGCAATGCGACGTGGCGGGCAGTCGCCGCACCAATCTGTTCACGCGCGGTCGCGCGGCAACGGCCATTGTAGAACGTGGGGTGTGCGCGGCGTCATAA
- a CDS encoding DUF4331 family protein, producing MRRSLATRLFTVALALPLFAACSDDDNGGTITDPVVTTPRVYSQVERLGNPLVSEVFFAKRDHGLHNTTAPATDITNGFRTKIKAFTDAFNRGNTIGTTLGAVLVPDMLMVYPNRAGTTSGWLSWALASGYGGRNLKDDVVDAGLTATFGNLLDPAATVLPGLTSDNISTSVRTYGTAFPYLEAAR from the coding sequence ATGCGCCGCTCACTCGCTACTCGTCTGTTCACCGTCGCGCTTGCCCTTCCGTTGTTCGCTGCGTGCAGCGATGACGACAACGGGGGCACCATCACTGACCCAGTCGTCACCACCCCGCGGGTATACTCGCAGGTCGAACGCCTCGGCAATCCGCTGGTGAGCGAAGTGTTCTTCGCCAAGCGCGATCACGGCTTGCACAACACGACTGCGCCGGCCACCGACATCACGAACGGCTTCCGCACCAAGATCAAGGCGTTCACCGATGCCTTCAATCGTGGCAACACGATCGGCACGACGCTGGGTGCGGTGCTGGTTCCCGACATGCTCATGGTGTATCCGAATCGTGCGGGCACGACCTCGGGTTGGCTGAGCTGGGCGCTGGCCAGTGGCTACGGCGGCCGCAATCTGAAGGACGATGTGGTCGATGCCGGTCTCACGGCGACATTCGGCAACCTGCTCGACCCCGCTGCCACGGTATTGCCCGGCCTGACGTCGGACAACATCAGCACGTCGGTGCGCACGTACGGCACGGCGTTCCCGTATCTCGAAGCGGCGCGATGA
- a CDS encoding HupE/UreJ family protein, with the protein MLSELVSFAALGFQHIVAIDAFDHILFLLVLAAIYRGRDWRQVLWVISAFTIGHSITLALAVTNVLVLPPRLVEFLIPLTIVATGIENIVQRSRAAQGTFSRHRVLFAAGFGLVHGAGFAGYLRSLFLDSIAVPLVGFNLGIEAGQIVVLAATAVLFRLVDGGLSVALPSRDPFPLRLTAVSLGVTVIATGWAWQRFPQ; encoded by the coding sequence ATGCTCTCTGAACTCGTCAGCTTCGCGGCTCTCGGCTTTCAGCACATCGTCGCCATCGACGCGTTCGATCACATCCTGTTTCTGCTGGTACTGGCGGCGATCTATCGTGGTCGTGACTGGCGCCAAGTGCTCTGGGTGATCAGCGCATTCACGATTGGGCACTCGATCACGCTGGCGCTGGCGGTCACGAACGTGCTGGTACTTCCGCCGCGCCTCGTCGAGTTCCTGATACCGCTGACCATCGTCGCCACTGGCATCGAGAATATCGTGCAGCGCTCCCGCGCCGCCCAGGGCACGTTCTCACGGCATCGCGTGCTGTTCGCCGCGGGGTTCGGCCTGGTGCACGGCGCCGGCTTTGCGGGATACCTGCGCAGTCTGTTTCTCGACTCGATCGCGGTGCCGCTGGTGGGATTCAACCTCGGCATCGAGGCTGGGCAAATCGTCGTGCTCGCCGCGACGGCGGTGCTCTTTCGCCTCGTTGACGGCGGATTGTCGGTCGCTCTGCCGTCGCGCGATCCATTTCCGCTGCGCCTCACTGCAGTGTCACTGGGCGTCACGGTCATCGCCACGGGCTGGGCGTGGCAGCGGTTTCCGCAATGA
- a CDS encoding tetratricopeptide repeat protein — MMWPAVIGLTIAGLGGVAYHQAMAVDLTVPSAVGTAATSSAVASRESKREAERAQRDVQIRVWNEALAADPVSAVSMGQLAALHLQRARESGVFDEYLTSEALARRSLSTRTRRNAATAVTLTNSLLAQHRFTDAMDVARTLVSWEPEQPAYRALLGEVAMELGDDSTAATMFNSVWTARSGLSIAPRVARWLELTNHVEKARRVLNAARTEALARRDLSTETKAWFHLRVGDLELRAGRARDAATAYRAGLALDDQDPRLLAAMARLAEQQEQPAAVIAWGERAIAVRMDPATLGLLSKAYTTLGDHAKGREYAQTLAVVASAQQGPYDRAWSLYLLDQREQVNTVLEKAKAELETRRDVYGYDLTAWALYRAGRFSEAREMMAQAMRLNTPDPLLQHHAAMIAAAPTVVSASRETAGR, encoded by the coding sequence ATGATGTGGCCGGCGGTGATTGGTCTCACGATCGCCGGTCTTGGCGGAGTGGCCTACCACCAGGCGATGGCCGTAGATCTTACGGTGCCATCGGCAGTGGGCACCGCGGCCACATCATCAGCAGTCGCCTCGCGCGAGTCAAAGCGTGAGGCGGAGCGGGCGCAACGCGATGTGCAGATCCGCGTTTGGAATGAAGCGCTGGCGGCTGATCCCGTCAGCGCGGTCTCAATGGGACAACTCGCCGCGCTGCACCTGCAACGCGCCCGGGAAAGTGGTGTGTTTGATGAATATCTCACGTCCGAAGCGTTGGCGCGTCGCTCCTTGTCGACGCGCACACGACGCAATGCGGCTACGGCGGTCACGCTGACGAATAGTTTGCTGGCGCAACATCGCTTTACCGACGCGATGGACGTGGCACGTACACTGGTGTCGTGGGAACCCGAGCAGCCGGCCTATCGGGCCTTGCTCGGCGAAGTCGCCATGGAACTCGGTGATGATTCCACAGCCGCGACCATGTTCAACTCGGTATGGACGGCCCGCTCCGGACTGTCGATCGCTCCGCGCGTGGCGCGATGGCTGGAACTGACGAATCACGTCGAGAAGGCACGCCGCGTGTTGAACGCGGCGCGCACGGAGGCATTGGCCCGTCGCGATCTGAGTACCGAGACGAAGGCCTGGTTTCATCTGCGCGTCGGAGATCTCGAGCTGCGTGCGGGTCGTGCCCGGGATGCCGCCACGGCATACCGCGCCGGACTCGCGCTCGATGACCAGGATCCCCGCCTGCTGGCAGCCATGGCGCGACTCGCGGAGCAGCAAGAGCAGCCCGCGGCGGTCATCGCCTGGGGGGAACGTGCCATCGCCGTGCGCATGGACCCGGCCACCCTCGGACTGCTGTCGAAGGCCTACACGACGCTCGGCGACCACGCGAAGGGGCGCGAGTATGCGCAAACGCTGGCGGTGGTCGCATCGGCCCAACAGGGGCCGTATGATCGCGCGTGGAGTCTGTACCTGCTGGATCAGCGGGAGCAGGTCAACACCGTGCTGGAAAAGGCGAAGGCCGAGCTGGAGACGCGACGCGATGTGTACGGGTATGACCTGACGGCGTGGGCGCTGTATCGGGCCGGCCGCTTCAGCGAGGCGCGTGAGATGATGGCGCAGGCGATGCGGCTGAACACGCCGGATCCGCTGCTGCAGCATCACGCCGCGATGATCGCCGCCGCTCCAACGGTCGTGTCGGCGAGCCGCGAGACGGCGGGCCGATAG